The proteins below are encoded in one region of Hordeum vulgare subsp. vulgare chromosome 3H, MorexV3_pseudomolecules_assembly, whole genome shotgun sequence:
- the LOC123440558 gene encoding jasmonate-induced oxygenase 2-like, with amino-acid sequence MADCMQEWPEPIVRVQAVAESGLAAIPGCYVKPPHDRPAQQHLAAVAVLHEPSDTSIPVIDLGELLAADEGRIDGLITEAVAAACRDWGFFQVVNHGVAPELMRAVREAWRGFFRLPISAKQQYANQPRTYEGYGSRVGVQKGGPLDWGDYYFLHLAPEAAKSPDKYWPTNPAICKELSEEYGREVTRLCELLMKVLSASLGLEETRFREAFGGAECGTCLRANYYPRCPQPDLTLGLSAHSDPGVLTVLLADEHVRGLQVRRADGEWVTVQPVRHDAFIVNVGDQIQILSNSVYKSVEHRVIVNAKEERISLALFYNPRGDVPIAPALELVTPDRPSLYPPMTFDEYRVYIRKNGPRGKAQLEGFKGKAAPAGNK; translated from the exons ATGGCGGACTGCATGCAGGAGTGGCCGGAGCCCATCGTGCGCGTGCAGGCGGTCGCGGAGAGCGGCCTGGCCGCCATCCCGGGCTGCTACGTCAAGCCGCCGCACGACCGCCCAGCGCAGCAGCACCTGGCAGCCGTCGCCGTCCTCCACGAGCCCTCCGACACCAGCATTCCGGTGATCGACCTCGGCGAGCTCCTCGCGGCGGACGAGGGCCGCATCGACGGCCTGATCACGGAGGCCGTGGCGGCGGCGTGCCGGGACTGGGGGTTCTTCCAGGTGGTGAACCACGGGGTGGCGCCGGAGCTGATGCGCGCGGTGCGGGAGGCCTGGCGCGGCTTCTTCCGGCTGCCCATCTCGGCGAAGCAGCAGTACGCCAACCAGCCCCGGACGTACGAGGGGTACGGCAGCCGGGTGGGAGTCCAGAAGGGCGGGCCACTCGACTGGGGGGACTACTATTTCCTCCACCTCGCGCCGGAGGCCGCCAAGAGCCCCGATAAGTACTGGCCGACCAACCCCGCCATCTGCAA GGAGTTATCGGAGGAGTACGGGCGGGAGGTGACGAGGCTGTGCGAGCTGCTGATGAAGGTGCTGTCGGCGAGCCTGGGGCTGGAGGAGACGAGGTTCCGGGAGGCGTTCGGCGGGGCCGAGTGCGGCACGTGCCTGCGCGCCAACTACTACCCGCGGTGCCCGCAGCCGGACCTCACCCTCGGCCTCTCGGCGCACTCCGACCCGGGCGTCCTCACCGTGCTCCTCGCCGACGAGCACGTCCGCGGCCTGCAGGTCCGCCGCGCCGACGGCGAGTGGGTCACCGTGCAGCCCGTCCGCCACGACGCTTTCATCGTCAACGTCGGCGACCAGATCCAG ATATTGAGCAACTCAGTGTACAAGAGCGTGGAGCACCGGGTGATCGTGAACGCCAAGGAGGAGCGGATCTCCCTGGCGCTCTTCTACAACCCCAGAGGCGACGTCCCTATAGCGCCGGCGCTGGAGCTGGTGACGCCGGACCGGCCGTCCCTCTACCCTCCCATGACCTTCGACGAGTACAGGGTGTACATAAGGAAGAACGGGCCCAGGGGCAAGGCGCAGCTCGAGGGTTTcaagggcaaagccgctcctgctggaaataaataa